The Maledivibacter sp. region TCGACTTTCTTTCCTTCACATTCCAAGTCCACCACTTGACCACCAATCATCCCATTAACTCCAGAGGCCTTAGAAATAATCTGCATAGCCTTTACCCCTTTATGGAGGAGATGGGGATTTCGATCTATTTTGTCAATCATGGTTTCAAATGCAAGATTCAAAAGACCGTCCCCTGCTAAAATAGCAATTCCTTCACCATATACCTTATGATTAGTAAGTTTGCCTCTTCTATAGTCATCGTTATCCATGGCTGGTAAGTCATCATGTATCAATGAATATGTATGTATCATTTCTATTGCTAAAGCAAATTCTACGGCATCATTTATATTACCACCTAACATCTCGCAAACCTCTAAAAGTAGTACTGGTCTTAATCTCTTTCCTCCGGCCTTTAGACTATACTCCATTGATTCAAACACAGTTTGCTGGAGTCCGCTTTTATTTTCAAAACATTGGCATATTTTTTTATCTATTTCAGTTTTTCTTTGTAAGAGCTGTGATTTAAAGTCCATTTTAATCCTCCTCTGTAACAACAAAAGGCCTTTCTTTCCCTACATTATCCTCCCCTAATAATAATGTAATCCTTTGCTGGGCATGGCTTAATGTATTATTACAATACCTATAAAGCTTTATACCCTCTTCAAAATATTTCAAGGATTCTTCAAGGGATAGGTTGCCTTCTTCAAGCTGTCTTACAAGTTCCTTTAATCTAGTTATATTACCTTCAAAATCTCCGATATTCATACCATCATCATGATTTATCAAAAATGCTTTCCCCTTTCACGGTATCATCTACTGTACATTTCAACATACCATCTTTTACTAATATATTAACACCCTCACCAATATTTACATCACCGGTACTGGTAATAGTCTTAGTTTTCTTCTCATCCATTAGTATACTATATCCTCTTTGGATTGTTGATAGAGGACTTAAATTATTTAGATTATCTCCTAATGAAGTAAGCATCTCCTTAAACACTGTATATTCTGTATTTATATTACCTTTGATATTAGTATACATATTATCCAAGGTCTGATGCTCTTCGTTAATTTTATAGGATAAATACCTTTTTATTCTATCTTCATTGTAACCATCAAGTTTCTCTCTTAGATTTGAAAGCTTATTAAATATATTATTTTTAAGATTGTTATTAAAATAGTCGATAGTACTTCTTATATCGTTTATAGATGGAGCAGCTAATTCACCCGCTGCTGAAGGTGTAGGTGCCCTCAAATCCGATACAAAATCCGATATGGTAAAATCCGTTTCATGTCCTACTGCAGAAATAACAGGTTTTTTACAATGAAAAATACTCTGTGCAACTATTTTCTCATTAAATGCCCAAAGTTCTTCTATAGATCCCCCGCCCCTAGTCAAGATAATCAAATCAATATCATCAAAGGCATTAAGCCGATCTATTGCCTCTGATATTTGTATAGGAGCTTTCTCCCCCTGAACCAAAACTGGGCAAACGAGAATATCAACTAGGTTATTTCTCCTAGTGATTACCGATATAACATCTCTGATAGCAGCTCCCGTTGGAGAAGTTATAACTGCTATTTTTCTAGGGAAAAAAGGTATATTTTTTTTCTTATCTTCATCAAAATATCCTTTACTAAGTAGCTCTTCCCTTAGTTTTTCAAATTCCAAATAAAGCTTACCTAAACCAACCTGCTCTAAACTGTTAATATATAATTGGTATTCACCATTTCTTTCATATATAGAAATATATCCCTTTGCAATTACATTCATACCATCCTCGGGTATGAATGTAAGCTTTCTAAATTCACTATTAAACATAACGCATTTCAGCTTACTATTTGTATCCTTTAAGGAAAAGTAACAATGACCACTATTGTGAAGCTTGAAATTTGATATTTCTCCTTTGATTACAAGATTGTTTAATATTGGGTCATACATTAGTATTCTTTTCAAATAACTATTTAATTCTGATACTGTTAAAGTTCTAATTCCCATTGTTTTAAAAATGCCTCCAAAGTATTTTCTAATAACATGGTTATTGTCACAGGTCCAACGCCACCAGGTACAGGAGTTATTAATGAAACCTTTTCAAGGGCACTATCAAACTCTGTATCTCCAACTAACTTTCCATCTACAACATTAGTACCAACATCAATCACAATAGCTCCATCCTTTAGCATGTGACCCTTTAAAAGATTGGGATATCCAACGGCTGAAACCACAATATCTGCTTTTTTTGTATGTTCCTCTAAATTTGTGGTTTTTGAATGGCAAATTGTAATTGTAGCATTTTCCTTTAATAATAATTCTGCAACGGGTCTTCCTACTATGTTGCTTCTACCAATAACTACTATGTTTTTGCCCCTTAGCTCTACGCCTGTACTCTTCAATAGCTTAACCGCAGCCTTTGGTGTACAAGGTATGAAGGTATTCAGCCCTGAATATAGCTTCCCAGCGGTCAGTGGATTGATCCCATCTACATCTTTTTTATCAGATATGTATGATTTTATCTTGTTTTCGTTTATGCCCTTTGGTAAAGGAAACTGTATCAATATACCACTAATTTTCTCATCATTATTAAGTTTATCCAATAAGTCTAGTGCTTCATTCTCAGTAGTGTTTTGTTCTAAGCTATGTTTTTCACTAAAGAAACCTACAGCATCGCATTTTTTAATAATATTATTTGCATAAACTCCCGAGGCTTTGTCATCGCCAATAAGAACAACTGCCAAACCAGGAGTTTTATTATATTTATCTTTTAATCCTTGAGTCTTTGTTTTAATTTCTTCTAGTAAGTCTTTTGACATCTTTCTTCCATCTATTATTTTTTTCATCCCTATCTCCCCCCACATATTAGTCACATGCCCCAAGTTACAATTTGTAAGTTTTCAGGTCATCCCTATAGTTTTACCCTTATGAAGTTTAACCTACATCTTATGCTATATACCCAATAAAGCTGTTCCCACAGCGTTGTCAGTACAATATTTTGCTTCTCCAAAATGGATATTGAGTCCTTCGTCCTTTAACTTCCTATATAAATTATCCCTTAAAAACCTATTTGATGCAACTCCACCGGCTATTAAAATTTCATTAATTTTTTGTAT contains the following coding sequences:
- a CDS encoding polyprenyl synthetase family protein, translating into MDFKSQLLQRKTEIDKKICQCFENKSGLQQTVFESMEYSLKAGGKRLRPVLLLEVCEMLGGNINDAVEFALAIEMIHTYSLIHDDLPAMDNDDYRRGKLTNHKVYGEGIAILAGDGLLNLAFETMIDKIDRNPHLLHKGVKAMQIISKASGVNGMIGGQVVDLECEGKKVDAQTLDFIHHHKTSVMLEAAINAGAMLGEATEDEYEKLQNYGKCIGLAFQIVDDILDVIGDEKKLGKKVGSDVYNEKSTYPSLYGIEESRRIVSRLIEDSRKSLEIFGEKAEFLRGLAKYLEDRDY
- a CDS encoding exodeoxyribonuclease VII small subunit, with translation MINHDDGMNIGDFEGNITRLKELVRQLEEGNLSLEESLKYFEEGIKLYRYCNNTLSHAQQRITLLLGEDNVGKERPFVVTEED
- the xseA gene encoding exodeoxyribonuclease VII large subunit, translating into MGIRTLTVSELNSYLKRILMYDPILNNLVIKGEISNFKLHNSGHCYFSLKDTNSKLKCVMFNSEFRKLTFIPEDGMNVIAKGYISIYERNGEYQLYINSLEQVGLGKLYLEFEKLREELLSKGYFDEDKKKNIPFFPRKIAVITSPTGAAIRDVISVITRRNNLVDILVCPVLVQGEKAPIQISEAIDRLNAFDDIDLIILTRGGGSIEELWAFNEKIVAQSIFHCKKPVISAVGHETDFTISDFVSDLRAPTPSAAGELAAPSINDIRSTIDYFNNNLKNNIFNKLSNLREKLDGYNEDRIKRYLSYKINEEHQTLDNMYTNIKGNINTEYTVFKEMLTSLGDNLNNLSPLSTIQRGYSILMDEKKTKTITSTGDVNIGEGVNILVKDGMLKCTVDDTVKGESIFDKS
- a CDS encoding bifunctional 5,10-methylenetetrahydrofolate dehydrogenase/5,10-methenyltetrahydrofolate cyclohydrolase, whose translation is MKKIIDGRKMSKDLLEEIKTKTQGLKDKYNKTPGLAVVLIGDDKASGVYANNIIKKCDAVGFFSEKHSLEQNTTENEALDLLDKLNNDEKISGILIQFPLPKGINENKIKSYISDKKDVDGINPLTAGKLYSGLNTFIPCTPKAAVKLLKSTGVELRGKNIVVIGRSNIVGRPVAELLLKENATITICHSKTTNLEEHTKKADIVVSAVGYPNLLKGHMLKDGAIVIDVGTNVVDGKLVGDTEFDSALEKVSLITPVPGGVGPVTITMLLENTLEAFLKQWELEL